From a region of the Solanum stenotomum isolate F172 chromosome 2, ASM1918654v1, whole genome shotgun sequence genome:
- the LOC125856116 gene encoding uncharacterized protein LOC125856116 produces MVQAIREVVALANPIRGMSAYRIREFLRMNPPDFSGSKVEEDPNRFIGEVYKTLAIIGVTSREKAELAANRLKDVAQIWYEQWKDSRLVEAGPIEWDTFKLAFLDRLFPRELREAKLEQFINLKQGNMSVNKYAL; encoded by the coding sequence ATGGTGCAAGCTATTAGAGAGGTGGTGGCTCTTGCAAACCCTATAAGGGGGATGAGTGCTTATAGGATAagagagttcttgaggatgaaccctccagaTTTTAGTGGCTCCAAGGTGGAAGAGGATCCAAATAGGTTCATAGGTGAGGTTTATAAGACACTTGCTATCATCGGGGTAACTTCTAGAGAGAAAGCGGAGCTAGCCGCTAACCgattgaaagatgttgcccaaatttggtatgaacaatggaaagaTTCTAGGCTGGTAGAGGCGGGACCTATAGAGTGGGATACTTTTAAGTTGGCATTTCTAGATAGGTTATTTCCTCGAGAGTTAAGGGAGGCTAAGTTGGAACAGTTCATAAATCTTAAGCAAGGCAACATGAGTGTCAATAAGTATGCCTTGTAG